From Halapricum desulfuricans, a single genomic window includes:
- the ppcA gene encoding phosphoenolpyruvate carboxylase, giving the protein MPDPPRVLSTQHPDNATVPFFAEGDVIEGEDEIQEAYYAYSHLGADEQMWDFEGKEGDEYAVKKLLSRFDQYFLDSKLGGDARLTVRGPNPDIEEAEAKILLEILESIPRSYDAAELFYDEHDEQVVPPIFEVIIPMVTDADQLNAVHDYYEQFVVGKGDEYLLEDRTVSEWVGEFRPNSINVIPLIEERKHMLAADEIIRGYVEGRDIDTQRVFLARSDPALNYGSLSADLINKVTMQRLYDMAEEEGIEIYPMLGAGSAPFRGNLSPTTVEETLDAWPEVETFTVQSAFKYDYPIETVQGAIETLRSAPESRHEKRIDEERALEVVDAVEEVYAEQVEQVAPLVNRIAEYTPKRRARKLHVGLFGYSREVGEMQLPRAITYTATLYSIGFPPTLMGLAGLSEEDIAFVEEAFPRFFETLEDAARYYNPRSQLILPLDEERATAGLDLVDVDFDPRHRAATDDVIDALEREDGDAIRAGVVRAAQVRQFLG; this is encoded by the coding sequence ATGCCGGATCCACCGCGCGTACTCAGCACACAACACCCGGACAACGCGACGGTTCCGTTCTTCGCAGAGGGGGACGTGATAGAGGGCGAAGACGAGATCCAGGAGGCGTACTACGCGTACTCGCATCTCGGAGCCGACGAGCAGATGTGGGACTTCGAGGGCAAGGAGGGCGACGAGTACGCGGTCAAGAAGCTACTGTCGCGGTTCGATCAGTACTTCCTCGACTCGAAGCTGGGCGGGGACGCCCGGCTGACGGTTCGCGGGCCGAACCCCGACATCGAGGAAGCAGAGGCGAAGATTCTGCTGGAGATTCTCGAGAGCATCCCGCGGTCGTACGACGCCGCGGAGCTGTTCTACGATGAACACGACGAGCAGGTTGTCCCGCCGATCTTCGAGGTCATCATTCCGATGGTGACCGACGCCGATCAGCTCAACGCCGTCCACGACTACTACGAGCAGTTCGTGGTCGGCAAGGGCGACGAATACTTGCTAGAGGATCGAACGGTCTCGGAATGGGTCGGGGAGTTCCGACCGAACTCGATCAACGTCATCCCGCTGATCGAGGAGCGCAAGCACATGCTCGCAGCCGACGAGATCATCCGCGGGTACGTCGAGGGCCGCGATATCGACACCCAGCGGGTCTTCCTGGCGCGTTCGGACCCGGCACTCAATTACGGGTCACTGTCGGCGGACCTCATCAACAAGGTCACGATGCAGCGGCTGTACGACATGGCCGAGGAAGAAGGAATCGAGATTTATCCGATGCTCGGTGCCGGTTCTGCGCCGTTTCGGGGCAACCTCTCGCCGACGACCGTCGAGGAAACCCTCGACGCGTGGCCGGAGGTCGAGACCTTCACCGTCCAGTCGGCGTTCAAGTACGACTACCCGATCGAGACGGTCCAGGGGGCGATCGAGACGCTCCGATCGGCACCGGAGAGTCGACACGAGAAACGCATCGACGAGGAACGCGCGCTGGAGGTCGTCGACGCCGTCGAGGAGGTCTACGCCGAGCAAGTCGAGCAGGTCGCGCCGCTGGTCAACCGGATCGCCGAGTACACGCCCAAACGGCGGGCCCGGAAGCTCCACGTGGGGCTGTTCGGGTACTCCCGTGAGGTCGGCGAGATGCAACTCCCGCGGGCGATCACCTACACCGCGACGTTGTACAGCATCGGCTTCCCGCCGACGCTGATGGGGCTGGCTGGCCTCTCGGAGGAGGACATCGCGTTCGTCGAGGAGGCGTTCCCGCGGTTCTTCGAGACGCTCGAAGACGCCGCACGGTACTACAACCCTCGCTCACAACTGATCCTGCCGCTGGACGAGGAGCGCGCGACGGCGGGGCTCGATCTGGTCGACGTCGATTTCGATCCGCGACACCGTGCGGCGACCGACGATGTCATCGACGCACTGGAGCGCGAAGACGGCGACGCGATCCGGGCCGGGGTCGTCCGGGCCGCCCAGGTCCGACAGTTCCTCGGATAG